The following are from one region of the Platichthys flesus chromosome 2, fPlaFle2.1, whole genome shotgun sequence genome:
- the mmel1 gene encoding membrane metallo-endopeptidase-like 1 encodes MGKSESQMDIMEKSSKPGKRRWTFAEISLSVLLLLVSCALAGLVVLYTSVVKEQSNRSSVSRSSTREGQLFRSNLNNVCTTADCVTAAARLLQNMDKSVKPCDNFYQYACGGWLERHVIPETSSRHSVFDILRDKLEIVLKGVLETENEQDRDAIRKAKTLYSSCMNESLIEQRDSQPLLTLIESIGDWPVASDDWNSTTEETWSLEDTLATLTARFHKKVLLDLYVWTDDRDSRRHIIYIDQPGLGMPSRDYYFNDGNYKKVREAYLHFMFSIAKITREDRNLTQDDERVWEEMMQVLELETDIANATSPAEERQDVTVLYNKMTLGELQSTFSLNGFNWTRYIQGVLSSVSVEVQLAEEVVVYSSPYLEKMNDVLSRHSSRTMQNYLSWQLVIDRVNSLSRRFKDARARYRKTLYGTTVEDAWWRECVRYVQNSMENAVGALYVRETFAGESKRMVSDLIGKIQKAYVETLEELSWMDAPSKEKAREKAMAIKEHIGYPDHILQQSNLKLDQEYAHLNFSEEHYFENILENLKSEAQKSLKKLREPVDPDLWIIGAAVVNAFYSPNRNQIVFPAGILQPPFFNKHQHQALNFGGIGMVIGHEITHGFDDNGRNFDKDGNMLNWWSNYSAEHFKEQSQCMVQQYGNFNWKLAGGQNVSGISTLGENIADNGGVRQAYKAYLKWVEMEGEEPCLPGLDMDHKQLFFLNFAQVWCGAYRPEYASQSIKTDSHSPLEYRVLGSLQNFEAFSEAFQCQKGSQMNPEQKCRVW; translated from the exons ATGGGCAAATCCGAAAGCCAAATGGATATCATGGAGAAATCAAGTAAACCTGGAAAGCGTCGTTGGACTTTCGCGGAGATCAGTCTGTCCGTGCTTCTGCTGTTGGTCAGCTGTGCCTTGGCCGGGCTGGTGGTCCTCTACACATCAGTTGTGAAAG AACAATCGAACAGGTCCAGTGTGTCAAGGAGCTCAACACGAGAGG GTCAGCTGTTTCGCTCCAACCTCAACAATGTGTGCACAACGGCGGACTGTGTCACTGCAG CTGCTCGGCTCCTGCAGAACATGGATAAGTCTGTGAAGCCCTGCGATAATTTCTACCAGTACGCCTGCGGGGGTTGGCTGGAGCGCCATGTCATCCCGGAGACCAGCTCTCGTCACAGTGTCTTTGACATTCTGAGGGACAAGCTGGAGATTGTCCTCAAAG GTGTTCTGGAGACGGAGAACGAGCAGGACAGGGATGCCATCAGAAAGGCCAAAACCCTTTACAGCTCCTGCATGAATGAGA GCCTCATAGAGCAGCGTGACTCCCAGCCCCTCCTAACGCTCATCGAGAGTATCGGAGACTGGCCTGTGGCCTCAGACGACTGGAACTCCACAACAG aggagacgtggagcctCGAGGACACGCTGGCGACGCTCACTGCTCGTTTCCACAAGAAGGTTTTGCTGGACTTGTACGTCTGGACAGATGACCGGGACTCTCGGCGCCATATCATTTAT ATTGACCAGCCAGGACTTGGAATGCCATCAAGAGACTATTACTTCAATGATGGAAACTACAAAAAG GTTCGAGAGGCCTACCTGCACTTCATGTTCTCCATCGCGAAGATAACCCGAGAGGACAGGAACTTGACCCAGGATGACGAGCGTGTGTGGGAGGAAATGATGCAAGTGCTGGAACTGGAGACAGACATCGCCAAC GCCACATCACCAGCAGAGGAAAGACAAGATGTCACAGTTCTCTACAACAAGATGACACTGGGTGAACTACAGAGCACGTTCAGCTTGAAT GGTTTTAACTGGACACGATATATTCAGGGTGTGCTGTCGAGTGTGTCCGTCGAGGTGCAGCTAgcggaggaggtggtggtgtaCAGCTCCCCCTACCTGGAGAAGATGAATGACGTTCTCTCCAGACACAGCTCCAG AACTATGCAGAACTACCTCAGCTGGCAGCTCGTCATTGACAGAGTCAATAGCTTGAGCCGCCGCTTCAAAGATGCCAGAGCCCGTTACAGGAAG ACTCTCTATGGGACGACAGTGGAGGATGCTTGGTGGCGGGAATGCGTCCGTTACGTCCAGAACAGCATGGAGAACGCAGTGGGAGCTCTGTACGTGCGTGAGACCTTCGCCGGAGAAAGTAAACGAATG GTCAGTGACCTCATCGGTAAGATCCAGAAAGCCTACGTGGAAACTCTCGAGGAGTTAAGCTGGATGGATGCACCCTCAAAAGAGAAAGCAAGAGAGAAG GCCATGGCAATCAAGGAGCACATTGGTTATCCAGATCATATTCTACAGCAAAGCAACCTGAAACTTGACCAGGAGTATGCACAT CTGAACTTTAGTGAAGAACACTACTTTGAGAACATCCTGGAGAACCTGAAGTCTGAGGCGCAAAAGAGTCTGAAGAAGCTCAGAGAACCGGTGGATCCTGACTT ATGGATCATTGGTGCTGCAGTGGTGAACGCATTCTACTCACCCAACAGGAACCAGATAG TGTTTCCTGCTGGGATCCTGCAGCCGCCATTCTTCAATAAGCATCAGCACCAGGCCCTGAACTTTGGTGGAATAGGAATGGTTATCGGACATGAGATCACACATGGATTCGATGACAACG GTCGTAATTTCGACAAGGACGGTAATATGCTGAACTGGTGGAGTAATTACTCTGCCGAGCATTTTAAAGAGCAGTCGCAGTGCATGGTGCAGCAGTACGGCAACTTCAACTGGAAGCTAGCAGGTGGACAGAAC GTAAGTGGAATCAGCACTTTGGGGGAGAACATCGCCGACAACGGAGGAGTTCGTCAAGCATACAAG gcTTACCTTAAGTGGGTGGAGATGGAGGGCGAGGAGCCCTGTCTTCCTGGTCTCGATATGGATCACAAGCAACTTTTCTTTCTTAACTTTGCCCAA GTGTGGTGTGGTGCTTATCGGCCTGAGTACGCCAGCCAGTCCATCAAGACGGACTCACACAGTCCCTTAGAATACAG GGTGCTTGGATCTCTTCAGAATTTCGAAGCCTTCTCAGAAGCTTTCCAGTGCCAGAAGGGCAGTCAAATGAACCCTGAGCAGAAATGTCGCGTTTGGTAG
- the prxl2b gene encoding prostamide/prostaglandin F synthase → MAKVDLARVGKNLLKSCDTEESVELRSLWQDQPVVLFFLRRFGCQVCRWMASEISKLEPDMRASGVALVGVGPEVFGLQEFKEKGFFKGSIYVDEQKKTYKDLGFKRYTGLSVVPAALGKKVRDAASKASAEGIQGNFSGDLLQSGGMLIVAKGGEKVLLHFIQDSPGDHVALEEVSKALGITAKVTAGQQPVCNDDVCSR, encoded by the exons ATGGCGAAGGTGGATCTGGCTCGGGTCGGAAAGAACCTGCTGAAGAGCTGCgacacagaggag agtgTGGAGCTCCGGTCTCTGTGGCAGGACCAGCCTGTGGTCTTGTTTTTCCTGCGCAGGTTTGGTTGTCAGGTGTGTCGCTGGATGGCGTCAGAGATCAGCAAACTGGAGCCGGACATGAGAGCCAGCGGTGTTGCACTGGTCGGGGTCGGACCTGAGGTGTTTGGTCTGCAGGAGTTCAAGGAAAAAGGATTTTTTAAAGGAT CCATTTACGTGGATGAACAAAAGAAAACCTACAAGGATTTGGGCTTTAAAAG gtACACAGGCCTAAGTGTTGTACCCGCTGCTTTGGGGAAGAAAGTACGAGATGCAGCTTCTAAG GCCAGTGCAGAAGGAATCCAGGGAAACTTCTCAGGAGATCTGCTGCAAAGCGGAGGCATGCTCATCGTGGCCAAAG gtGGAGAGAAGGTCCTGCTGCACTTCATCCAGGATTCACCTGGAGACCACGTTGCTCTGGAGGAGGTTTCCAAGGCCCTGGGTATCACAGCCAAAGTAACGGCAGGACAGCAACCAGTG TGTAATGATGATGTTTGTTCACGATGA